The following proteins are co-located in the Acidimicrobiales bacterium genome:
- the rpsE gene encoding 30S ribosomal protein S5 — translation MHESRVININRVAKVVKGGRRFSFTALVVIGDGNGRVGLGYGKAKEVPLAIQKGTEDARKNLFKVPLAGTTVTHPIIGETGAGRVMLKPAAPGTGVIAGGAARAILEEAGIKDVLCKSLGSPNHINVARATIQGLKSLRRPDEVAKSRGLSPEEIMPAGLWRAYKESERDRTQPRESSHS, via the coding sequence CTGCACGAGTCGCGGGTCATCAACATCAACCGCGTGGCCAAGGTGGTCAAGGGCGGCCGGCGGTTCTCGTTCACCGCGCTCGTGGTGATCGGCGACGGCAACGGCCGCGTCGGCCTCGGTTACGGCAAGGCCAAGGAGGTGCCCCTCGCCATCCAGAAGGGCACCGAAGATGCCCGCAAGAACCTGTTCAAGGTGCCGCTGGCCGGCACGACCGTCACCCACCCGATCATCGGCGAGACCGGTGCCGGGCGCGTGATGCTCAAGCCCGCCGCCCCCGGTACCGGCGTGATCGCCGGTGGCGCCGCCCGCGCCATCCTCGAAGAGGCCGGCATCAAGGACGTGCTCTGCAAGTCGCTGGGCTCCCCGAACCACATCAACGTGGCCCGGGCGACGATCCAGGGGCTCAAGTCGCTGCGTCGGCCCGACGAGGTCGCCAAGTCCCGGGGCCTTTCGCCCGAGGAGATCATGCCGGCCGGCCTCTGGCGTGCCTACAAGGAGAGCGAGCGCGACCGCACGCAACCTCGTGAGAGCAGCCACTCATGA
- a CDS encoding type Z 30S ribosomal protein S14, protein MAKKALINKQQRKPKFKVRGYTRCRRCGRPHSVFRKFGLCRICLRELAHAGELPGVTKASW, encoded by the coding sequence ATGGCGAAGAAAGCGCTCATCAACAAGCAACAGCGCAAGCCCAAGTTCAAGGTGCGGGGTTACACCCGTTGCCGCCGCTGCGGACGTCCGCACTCCGTGTTCCGCAAGTTCGGCCTGTGCCGGATCTGCCTGCGCGAGCTGGCGCACGCCGGGGAGCTCCCCGGCGTGACCAAGGCGAGCTGGTGA
- the rpsH gene encoding 30S ribosomal protein S8 translates to MTMTDPIADMLTRIRNGNTAMHDEVRMPSSKLKESLAAILVKEGYIEGFDLEENSGKPGSVLVVRMKYSPERARTISGIRRISKPGLRVYSKATEVPRVLGGLGVAVLSTSQGLLSDREARKRKVGGEILCFVW, encoded by the coding sequence ATGACGATGACCGACCCCATCGCGGACATGCTCACCCGCATTCGCAACGGCAACACTGCGATGCACGACGAGGTGCGCATGCCGTCGTCCAAGCTCAAGGAATCCCTGGCCGCCATCCTGGTCAAGGAGGGCTACATCGAGGGCTTCGACCTCGAGGAGAACTCGGGCAAGCCCGGGAGCGTCCTCGTGGTCAGGATGAAGTACAGCCCCGAGCGCGCCCGCACCATCTCGGGCATCCGGCGCATCTCCAAGCCGGGCCTGCGTGTGTACAGCAAGGCCACCGAGGTCCCCCGCGTCCTCGGCGGTCTCGGCGTGGCCGTGCTCTCCACGAGCCAAGGCCTCCTGAGCGACCGTGAAGCCCGCAAACGCAAAGTTGGCGGCGAGATCCTCTGCTTCGTGTGGTGA
- the rpsK gene encoding 30S ribosomal protein S11 yields the protein MAKPKPGAARRPRKRERKNVTHGVAHIKSSFNNTIISFTDQSGNVISWASAGNVGFKGSRKSTPFAAQMAAEAAARRAMEHGVRKVDVQVKGPGSGRETAIRSIQNTGIEVTGIKDVTPVPHNGCRPPKRRRV from the coding sequence ATGGCAAAACCCAAGCCCGGTGCCGCCCGCAGGCCCCGCAAGCGTGAGCGCAAGAACGTGACCCACGGGGTCGCCCACATCAAGAGCAGCTTCAACAACACGATCATCTCGTTCACCGACCAGAGCGGGAACGTGATCTCGTGGGCGTCGGCCGGCAACGTCGGCTTCAAGGGTTCCCGCAAGTCCACGCCGTTCGCGGCGCAGATGGCGGCCGAGGCCGCCGCTCGCCGGGCCATGGAGCACGGTGTGCGCAAGGTCGACGTGCAGGTGAAGGGCCCCGGCTCCGGCCGGGAGACCGCCATCCGCTCGATCCAGAACACCGGCATCGAGGTCACCGGCATCAAAGACGTCACCCCTGTTCCCCACAACGGCTGCCGCCCCCCCAAGCGGCGCCGGGTCTGA
- the rplM gene encoding 50S ribosomal protein L13, translating to MPTYSPKISEIERAWYVVDAEGLVLGRLATEVASILRGKRKPIFAPHLDTGDHVIVINADKIVLTSGKAERKPVYRHSGYPGGLKTETFAQLLARKPEEAVRKSIKGMLPKNRLGRQMLTKLKVYAGPHHPHAAQQPQALEVAHAHARTA from the coding sequence GTGCCCACGTATAGCCCGAAAATCTCCGAGATCGAGCGTGCCTGGTACGTCGTCGACGCCGAAGGCCTGGTGCTGGGCCGTCTCGCCACCGAGGTCGCCAGCATCCTGCGAGGGAAGCGCAAGCCGATCTTCGCACCGCACCTCGACACCGGCGACCACGTCATCGTGATCAACGCCGACAAGATCGTGCTCACCTCCGGCAAGGCCGAGCGCAAGCCGGTCTACCGCCACTCCGGCTACCCGGGCGGCCTCAAGACCGAGACCTTCGCCCAGCTGCTGGCCCGCAAGCCCGAAGAGGCCGTGCGGAAAAGCATCAAGGGGATGCTCCCCAAGAACCGGCTGGGCCGTCAGATGCTCACCAAGCTCAAGGTCTACGCCGGCCCCCACCATCCGCACGCCGCCCAGCAGCCACAGGCGCTCGAGGTGGCTCATGCCCACGCTCGCACCGCCTAG
- a CDS encoding DNA-directed RNA polymerase subunit alpha yields MQRPTVEPIGDEESNRQRFAVGPLEPGFGHTLGNSLRRTLLSSIPGAAITQVRFDDALHEFDTIPGVVEDVTDVILNLKDIVAISHSEEPVTVRLDVRGPADVTAGTIQTTSDVEILNPDLHLATLNKTGRLALDITVSKGRGYRSADANKSSVTIGVIPVDSIFSPVRRVAFDVEPTRVEQSTEYDRLVLDIETDGSIAPREALASAGDTLRSLVSLVADMSDEPQGLELGELAVSAAGSPDLDLPIEELDLSERPRNCLKRAQVNTVGELLGKSVDDLLAITNFGQKSLDEVIAKLDERGLSLHQKD; encoded by the coding sequence ATGCAGCGGCCTACGGTCGAGCCGATCGGTGACGAGGAGAGCAACCGGCAGCGCTTCGCCGTCGGTCCGCTCGAGCCCGGCTTCGGCCACACGCTGGGCAACTCGTTGCGCCGCACCCTGCTGTCGTCGATCCCCGGCGCGGCCATCACCCAGGTGCGCTTCGATGATGCCCTGCACGAGTTCGACACCATCCCCGGTGTCGTCGAGGACGTCACCGACGTGATCCTCAACCTCAAGGACATCGTCGCGATCAGCCACAGCGAGGAGCCGGTCACCGTGCGCCTCGACGTGCGCGGCCCGGCGGACGTCACCGCCGGCACGATCCAGACGACGTCCGACGTCGAGATCCTCAACCCCGACCTGCACCTGGCCACGCTGAACAAGACCGGGCGCCTGGCGCTCGACATCACGGTCAGCAAGGGTCGGGGCTACCGCTCGGCCGACGCCAACAAGTCGTCGGTGACGATCGGCGTCATCCCGGTCGACTCGATCTTCTCGCCCGTGCGCCGCGTCGCCTTCGACGTCGAGCCCACCCGGGTCGAGCAGTCCACCGAGTACGACCGGCTCGTGCTCGACATCGAGACCGACGGCTCCATCGCCCCCCGTGAGGCGCTGGCCTCGGCAGGCGACACGCTGCGCTCGCTGGTGTCGCTGGTGGCCGACATGAGCGACGAGCCCCAGGGCCTGGAGCTCGGCGAGCTGGCTGTCTCGGCCGCCGGGTCGCCCGATCTCGACCTGCCCATCGAGGAGCTCGACCTCTCCGAGCGCCCTCGCAACTGCCTCAAGCGCGCCCAGGTCAACACGGTGGGCGAGCTGCTCGGCAAGTCCGTCGACGACCTGCTGGCCATCACGAACTTCGGCCAGAAGTCGCTCGACGAGGTCATCGCCAAGCTCGACGAGCGCGGCCTCTCGCTGCACCAGAAGGACTAG
- a CDS encoding permease-like cell division protein FtsX — protein MPDITDLLDRTTPIDLAPVDVDGLARRGRTRRRRRRLAVVAAPAVVLALAVGVNAARTDHDDGKVSVTDGEGSLPRLPISPGSEDVLVYIDRDITEAQFHAIGQHLDDDGRVTAWEYFDSEASMEEYRDVFAGNPEMLAEGETNPELVPTTFRIELVDDRPDAMIAFIEDYVVLDGVTRATSSLDATP, from the coding sequence ATGCCTGACATCACCGACCTCCTCGACCGCACCACACCCATCGACCTGGCGCCGGTCGACGTGGACGGCCTCGCCCGCCGGGGCCGTACCCGCCGCCGTCGCCGCCGCCTCGCGGTGGTCGCCGCTCCGGCCGTGGTCCTGGCCCTGGCGGTCGGGGTGAACGCGGCCCGGACCGACCATGACGACGGCAAGGTGTCGGTGACCGACGGCGAGGGGTCGTTGCCCCGGCTCCCGATCAGCCCCGGCAGCGAAGACGTGCTCGTCTACATCGACCGGGACATCACCGAGGCGCAGTTCCACGCCATCGGCCAGCATCTCGACGACGACGGCCGCGTCACCGCCTGGGAGTACTTCGACAGCGAGGCGAGCATGGAGGAGTACCGCGACGTCTTCGCCGGCAACCCGGAGATGCTCGCAGAGGGGGAGACGAACCCCGAGCTCGTGCCCACGACGTTCCGGATCGAGCTGGTCGACGACCGTCCCGACGCGATGATCGCCTTCATCGAGGACTACGTCGTCCTGGACGGCGTCACGCGGGCGACGTCGTCTCTGGACGCGACGCCCTAG
- a CDS encoding adenylate kinase, translated as MVLGRQGAGKGTQCLRLSRHYVVPHISTGDMLRAAVRGETELGLRAKEIMSAGDLVPDDVMIGIVDERLEHDDTTHRGYILDGFPRTVAQAEALADITAARPLDLVVDLDVPEQVVLERLASRRVCVDCQANYSVDKPPRYGWRCDNCGGEVIQRDDDTPEAIKHRLAAYERETAPLIAWYKDRDLLAIVEGQGEQDDVTARIIEAIEARRTDAASTPAPT; from the coding sequence GTGGTTCTGGGCCGCCAGGGGGCCGGCAAAGGCACCCAATGCCTGCGGTTGTCGCGCCACTACGTGGTGCCGCACATCTCGACGGGCGACATGCTGCGGGCCGCCGTCCGCGGGGAGACCGAGCTGGGCCTGCGGGCCAAGGAGATCATGTCGGCGGGCGACCTCGTGCCCGACGACGTGATGATCGGCATCGTCGACGAGCGGCTGGAGCACGACGACACCACCCACCGGGGCTACATCCTCGACGGCTTCCCGCGCACGGTCGCCCAGGCCGAGGCGCTGGCCGACATCACCGCGGCCCGCCCGCTCGACCTCGTGGTCGACCTCGACGTGCCCGAGCAGGTGGTCCTGGAGCGCCTCGCCAGCCGGCGGGTGTGCGTCGACTGCCAGGCCAACTACTCCGTCGACAAGCCGCCCCGCTACGGCTGGCGCTGCGACAACTGCGGCGGCGAGGTCATCCAGCGCGACGACGACACGCCCGAGGCCATCAAGCACCGCCTGGCCGCCTACGAGCGCGAGACGGCTCCCCTGATCGCCTGGTACAAGGACCGCGACCTCCTCGCGATCGTCGAGGGCCAGGGCGAGCAGGACGACGTGACGGCCCGCATCATCGAGGCCATCGAGGCCCGCCGCACCGACGCGGCCTCCACCCCCGCCCCCACCTGA
- the rplR gene encoding 50S ribosomal protein L18 has product MSSSAKHKRDLRIRRHRRVRKNVRGSVERPRLAVFRSNKHISAQVIDDRSGRTLAAASTLEGDLRKGATSNKDAATEVGRLVAERAKAAGVNQVVFDRGGFLYHGRVAAVADAARTAGLEF; this is encoded by the coding sequence ATGAGCAGCTCTGCCAAGCACAAGCGGGACCTGCGCATCCGGCGTCATCGCCGGGTCCGCAAGAACGTCCGGGGCAGCGTGGAACGTCCGCGCCTCGCCGTGTTCCGCTCCAACAAGCACATCTCGGCCCAGGTGATCGACGACCGCTCCGGTCGCACGCTCGCCGCGGCGTCGACCCTCGAGGGCGATCTGCGCAAGGGCGCGACCTCCAACAAGGACGCCGCCACCGAGGTGGGGCGTCTGGTCGCCGAGCGCGCCAAGGCGGCCGGTGTGAACCAGGTCGTCTTCGACCGCGGCGGCTTCCTCTACCACGGCCGGGTGGCCGCGGTGGCCGACGCCGCCCGCACTGCAGGACTGGAGTTCTGA
- the rplO gene encoding 50S ribosomal protein L15 — MKVHDLKPPPGSKKGRKRVGRGIAGKGGKTAGRGTKGQKARGKVPAAFEGGQMPLHMRVPKLKGFNNPFRVEYQAINLDVLEESGLDTVTPAALHAKGLTHKGALVKVLGRGELSRAVHVQAHAFSKSAAAAITAAGGSIEVLAKPWGDRRPPAKGNQFANR; from the coding sequence ATCAAGGTTCACGACCTCAAGCCGCCCCCCGGGTCGAAGAAGGGGCGCAAGCGCGTCGGCCGTGGCATCGCCGGCAAGGGCGGCAAGACCGCCGGCCGCGGCACCAAGGGCCAGAAGGCCCGCGGCAAGGTTCCCGCCGCGTTCGAGGGTGGCCAGATGCCGCTGCACATGCGGGTGCCGAAGCTCAAGGGCTTCAACAACCCGTTCCGCGTCGAGTACCAGGCCATCAACCTCGACGTCCTCGAGGAGTCGGGCCTCGACACCGTCACGCCCGCGGCGTTGCACGCCAAGGGCCTGACCCACAAGGGCGCCCTGGTGAAGGTGCTCGGCCGCGGCGAGCTCAGTCGGGCCGTCCACGTCCAGGCACACGCCTTCTCGAAGTCGGCGGCCGCGGCGATCACCGCAGCCGGGGGTTCGATCGAGGTTCTCGCCAAGCCGTGGGGCGATCGTCGCCCGCCGGCCAAGGGCAACCAGTTCGCCAATCGCTGA
- the rpmJ gene encoding 50S ribosomal protein L36, translated as MKVRPSVKKICEKCKVIRRHGRVQVICVNPRHKQRQG; from the coding sequence ATGAAGGTACGACCGAGCGTCAAGAAGATCTGTGAGAAGTGCAAGGTGATCCGCCGCCATGGGCGCGTGCAGGTCATCTGCGTCAACCCGCGCCACAAGCAGCGCCAGGGCTAG
- the rplF gene encoding 50S ribosomal protein L6, translating into MSRIGKAPITVPGGVDVTIASGRVTVKGPKGQLERDLPSTITVRQDGDVLLVERPDDERQNRALHGLVRSLVNNMVLGVTQGFTKELEIVGVGYRANAKGPSAMELALGFSHPVNITAPDGITFEVPAPTRIVVSGIDKEKVGQVAADIRAWRKPEPYKGKGVRYAGEIVRRKAGKTGK; encoded by the coding sequence ATGTCCCGAATCGGCAAAGCACCCATAACGGTCCCCGGCGGCGTCGACGTCACCATCGCGAGTGGCCGCGTCACCGTGAAGGGCCCCAAGGGCCAGCTGGAGCGCGACCTCCCGTCCACGATCACCGTCCGCCAGGACGGCGACGTGCTGCTGGTCGAGCGCCCCGACGACGAGCGCCAGAACCGGGCCCTCCACGGCCTGGTCCGCTCGCTGGTCAACAACATGGTCCTGGGCGTCACCCAGGGCTTCACCAAGGAGCTCGAGATCGTGGGCGTGGGCTACCGCGCCAACGCCAAGGGCCCCAGCGCCATGGAGCTGGCCCTCGGGTTCAGCCACCCGGTGAACATCACGGCACCCGACGGCATCACGTTCGAGGTGCCGGCCCCGACCCGCATCGTGGTGTCGGGCATCGACAAGGAGAAGGTCGGCCAGGTGGCCGCCGACATCCGGGCGTGGCGCAAGCCCGAGCCCTACAAGGGCAAGGGCGTCCGCTACGCCGGCGAGATCGTGCGCCGCAAGGCCGGGAAGACCGGGAAGTAG
- the rplQ gene encoding 50S ribosomal protein L17 translates to MPATPKKGRRFGGSSSHQKLMMANLAASLFAAEGIVTTEAKAKALRPIAEKLITKARKGTNHPDTALHNIRLVVSYLGDKEMAHKLFSEIGPRYADRNGGYTRILKLGPRQGDNAPMARIELV, encoded by the coding sequence ATGCCTGCGACTCCAAAGAAGGGCCGCCGCTTCGGCGGCAGCTCGTCGCACCAGAAGCTGATGATGGCCAACCTGGCGGCCAGCCTGTTCGCCGCCGAGGGCATCGTCACCACCGAGGCCAAGGCCAAGGCGCTGCGCCCGATCGCCGAGAAGCTGATCACCAAGGCGCGCAAGGGCACCAACCACCCGGACACGGCGCTGCACAACATCCGGCTGGTGGTGTCGTACCTCGGCGACAAGGAGATGGCCCACAAGCTGTTCTCCGAGATCGGCCCGCGCTACGCCGACCGCAACGGTGGCTACACCCGGATCCTGAAGCTGGGTCCTCGCCAGGGCGACAACGCACCGATGGCGCGCATCGAACTCGTCTGA
- the secY gene encoding preprotein translocase subunit SecY, with translation MFRVTDLRNKILFTLAIIALYRFGSYVPVPGIDIDAVRDLKDQAERTGGVLGFLQLFSGGALTNFAVFALGIMPYITASIIMQILTVVIPKLEEWQQQGAVGQRKITQWTRYLAVAIATLQATALTFLFHNGGGGLLGGPSNPTQIDVLPDFTWYRIMLVVLVLASGMALLMWLGELITQRGIGNGMSLLIFSSVVSSIPAQFAKIKAEEGYDLLIPLIGLFILVLIAIVFVENGQRRIPVQFAKRVVGRRMYGGQSTYIPLKVNQSGVIPIIFASSVLSLPLLVTQALPSDPGSWGVSVQNWVNDNLAQQDSIFYIMFYGLFIIGFAYFYTAIAFDPHKQADTLRKQGGFIPGIRPGPQTEKYLGKILSRITLPGALFIAAIALLPSLLLAVANVQAFAFGGTSILIAVGVALETMKQIDSQLMMRNYEGFLQ, from the coding sequence ATGTTCAGGGTCACCGATCTACGGAACAAGATCCTGTTCACGCTGGCGATCATCGCCCTTTACCGATTCGGGTCGTACGTGCCCGTGCCGGGCATCGACATCGACGCGGTGCGGGACCTGAAGGATCAGGCCGAGCGCACCGGTGGCGTCCTGGGCTTCCTCCAGCTCTTCTCCGGTGGTGCCCTCACCAACTTCGCCGTGTTCGCGCTCGGGATCATGCCGTACATCACGGCCTCGATCATCATGCAGATCCTCACCGTGGTGATCCCGAAGCTCGAGGAGTGGCAGCAGCAGGGGGCGGTCGGTCAGCGCAAGATCACCCAGTGGACGCGCTACCTCGCCGTCGCCATCGCCACGCTGCAGGCCACGGCGCTCACCTTCCTGTTCCACAACGGCGGTGGCGGCCTGCTCGGCGGGCCCAGCAACCCCACGCAGATCGACGTCCTGCCCGACTTCACCTGGTACCGCATCATGCTCGTGGTGCTGGTGCTGGCGTCCGGCATGGCGTTGCTGATGTGGCTGGGTGAGCTCATCACCCAGCGGGGCATCGGCAACGGCATGTCGCTGCTGATCTTCTCCAGCGTCGTGTCGAGCATCCCGGCCCAGTTCGCCAAGATCAAGGCGGAGGAGGGCTACGACCTGCTCATCCCGCTGATCGGCCTGTTCATCCTGGTGCTGATCGCCATCGTGTTCGTGGAGAACGGGCAGCGGCGCATCCCGGTGCAGTTCGCAAAACGGGTGGTCGGGCGGCGCATGTACGGCGGCCAGAGCACCTACATCCCGCTGAAGGTCAACCAGTCGGGCGTGATCCCCATCATCTTCGCCAGCTCGGTGCTGTCGCTGCCGCTGCTGGTCACGCAGGCCCTCCCGTCCGATCCGGGCAGCTGGGGCGTCTCGGTGCAGAACTGGGTGAACGACAACCTCGCCCAGCAGGACTCGATCTTCTACATCATGTTCTACGGCCTGTTCATCATCGGGTTCGCGTACTTCTACACGGCCATCGCCTTCGACCCGCACAAGCAGGCCGACACCCTTCGCAAGCAGGGCGGGTTCATCCCCGGCATCCGTCCCGGGCCGCAGACCGAGAAGTACCTGGGCAAGATCCTGTCCCGGATCACGCTGCCCGGGGCCCTGTTCATCGCCGCCATCGCGTTGCTCCCGTCGCTGCTGCTCGCCGTCGCCAACGTGCAGGCGTTCGCCTTCGGTGGCACGTCGATCCTGATCGCGGTCGGCGTGGCGCTGGAGACCATGAAGCAGATCGACAGCCAGCTGATGATGCGCAACTACGAGGGGTTCCTGCAGTGA
- the rpsD gene encoding 30S ribosomal protein S4 → MSRYTGPKARVSRRLGVNIWGTQGENRALDRRPYPPGEHGRSRRRNPSEYLIQLQEKQKARFTYGLNERQFRRLYDEANKTKGVTGEQMLQLLERRLDNIVYRAGWAATRPQARQFVGHGHVDVNGKRVDIPSYRVRKGDVVTVRGKAREMIVIQWNRDVLDRTPPPWLDRGDEGWSVTVREFPLREHIDVPVREQLIVELYSK, encoded by the coding sequence ATGTCCCGTTACACAGGGCCCAAAGCACGAGTTTCCCGCCGTCTCGGCGTCAACATCTGGGGTACGCAGGGCGAGAACCGCGCCCTCGACCGCCGGCCCTACCCGCCGGGCGAGCACGGCCGCAGCCGTCGCCGCAACCCCTCCGAGTACCTGATCCAGCTGCAGGAGAAGCAGAAGGCTCGCTTCACCTACGGCCTGAACGAGCGGCAGTTCCGGCGCCTCTACGACGAGGCCAACAAGACCAAGGGCGTCACCGGCGAGCAGATGCTGCAGCTGCTGGAGCGCCGCTTGGACAACATCGTCTACCGAGCAGGCTGGGCGGCGACGCGTCCCCAGGCCCGGCAGTTCGTCGGGCACGGTCACGTCGACGTGAACGGGAAGCGGGTCGACATCCCGAGCTACCGGGTGCGCAAGGGTGACGTGGTCACCGTGCGCGGCAAGGCGCGCGAGATGATCGTCATCCAGTGGAACCGTGATGTGCTCGACCGCACGCCCCCGCCGTGGCTGGACCGCGGCGACGAAGGATGGTCGGTGACCGTGCGCGAGTTCCCGCTGCGCGAGCACATCGACGTCCCCGTGCGCGAGCAGCTCATCGTCGAGCTCTACAGCAAGTAA
- the truA gene encoding tRNA pseudouridine(38-40) synthase TruA, which translates to MRARLLVAYDGSGFHGFAPQPEVPTVAGALREALEKVLGVPVELTCAGRTDTGVHAWGQVVSFDAPAERFDPPSVQRSLNRICGPSIVVRDAAVVADDFDARHSATGRTYRYTIVNRPVPDPFMAHLAWHVDTRLDLDLLRLACDPLIGEHDFSAFCRKPKRRDGQPASMTRTVRAASWTDLGEGVLRFEVTANAFCHQMVRSLVGTLVDVGTGRLHAGQILGILAGGSRDAAGPLAPPQGLCLWHVEYPPEAKLR; encoded by the coding sequence GTGAGAGCTCGTCTCCTGGTCGCGTACGACGGGTCGGGGTTCCACGGGTTCGCGCCGCAGCCCGAGGTGCCGACCGTCGCGGGCGCCCTGCGCGAGGCGCTGGAGAAGGTGCTCGGCGTCCCCGTCGAGTTGACCTGCGCCGGCCGCACCGACACCGGCGTCCACGCCTGGGGTCAGGTCGTGAGCTTCGACGCACCCGCCGAGCGGTTCGACCCGCCCAGCGTGCAGCGGTCGCTCAACCGCATCTGCGGTCCCTCGATCGTGGTGCGCGACGCGGCCGTCGTCGCCGACGACTTCGACGCCCGCCACTCGGCCACGGGGCGCACCTACCGCTACACGATCGTCAACCGCCCGGTGCCGGACCCCTTCATGGCGCACCTGGCGTGGCACGTCGACACCCGGCTCGACCTCGACCTCCTGCGCCTGGCCTGCGATCCGCTCATCGGCGAGCACGACTTCTCGGCCTTCTGCCGGAAGCCCAAGCGGCGTGACGGCCAGCCGGCGTCGATGACCCGCACCGTGCGGGCGGCGTCGTGGACCGATCTGGGGGAGGGGGTGCTGCGCTTCGAGGTGACGGCCAACGCCTTCTGCCACCAGATGGTGCGCAGCCTCGTCGGCACGCTGGTCGACGTGGGGACGGGTCGGCTCCACGCCGGTCAGATCCTCGGCATCCTGGCCGGCGGCTCCCGCGACGCCGCCGGCCCCCTGGCCCCACCACAGGGCCTGTGCCTCTGGCACGTCGAGTACCCGCCCGAGGCGAAATTGCGTTGA
- the infA gene encoding translation initiation factor IF-1: protein MPKPKEDAIVLEGTVIEPLPNAMFRVELENGHKVLAHISGKMRMHYIRILPGDRVQVELTPYDLSRGRITYRYK, encoded by the coding sequence CTGCCGAAACCGAAGGAAGACGCGATCGTTCTTGAAGGGACGGTGATCGAGCCGCTCCCCAATGCCATGTTCCGAGTAGAGCTCGAGAACGGCCACAAGGTATTGGCCCACATCTCCGGGAAGATGCGCATGCACTACATCCGCATCCTGCCGGGGGATCGCGTGCAAGTGGAGCTCACCCCGTACGACCTCAGCCGAGGCCGCATCACCTACCGCTACAAGTGA
- the rpsM gene encoding 30S ribosomal protein S13, translated as MARISGVDIPREKRLEISLTYIFGIGRTRAKDITAELDIDPNTRVRDLTDDEVARIRNHIEATFKVEGDLRREIQQDIKRKMEIGCWQGLRHRRGLPVRGQRTQTNARTRKGPKKTVAGKKKVRK; from the coding sequence ATGGCACGTATCTCCGGCGTCGACATCCCCCGCGAGAAGCGGTTGGAGATCTCGCTGACCTACATCTTCGGCATCGGGCGCACCCGGGCCAAGGACATCACCGCCGAGCTCGACATCGACCCGAACACCCGGGTCCGTGATCTGACCGACGACGAGGTTGCACGGATCCGCAACCACATCGAGGCCACGTTCAAGGTCGAGGGCGACCTGCGACGTGAGATCCAGCAGGACATCAAGCGCAAGATGGAGATCGGCTGCTGGCAGGGCCTGCGGCATCGCCGAGGCCTCCCGGTCCGGGGGCAGCGCACCCAGACCAACGCACGAACCCGCAAGGGCCCCAAGAAGACGGTCGCCGGCAAGAAGAAGGTTCGCAAGTAA
- a CDS encoding SigE family RNA polymerase sigma factor, whose translation MADLCRDEYPRLVGLLALYVGSRPLAEDLAQETLVRLHLHWPRVRTMASPHGWLCGVGVNLARSWWRRRYAEQRANRRFVAGRSPAVSVAAAIAEPADVLVIRAAVALLPPRQRAALVLRYYGGLSVLETAEQLSCAPGTVKSLTHKAIAALRTSLDVSLEELHHA comes from the coding sequence TTGGCCGACCTCTGCCGGGACGAGTACCCGCGCCTCGTCGGCCTCCTCGCACTCTACGTCGGTTCACGCCCGTTGGCGGAGGACCTGGCCCAGGAGACGCTGGTTCGCCTGCACCTCCACTGGCCCCGGGTGCGGACGATGGCGTCGCCGCACGGCTGGCTCTGCGGCGTGGGCGTGAACCTGGCCCGGTCGTGGTGGCGGCGACGCTACGCGGAGCAACGGGCCAACCGGCGCTTCGTGGCAGGTCGTTCGCCGGCGGTCTCGGTCGCAGCCGCGATCGCCGAGCCGGCCGACGTGCTGGTCATCCGGGCCGCGGTCGCCCTGCTGCCGCCCCGCCAACGGGCCGCCCTGGTGCTCCGCTACTACGGCGGCCTCTCGGTCCTCGAGACGGCCGAGCAGTTGAGCTGCGCCCCCGGCACCGTCAAGTCGCTCACCCACAAGGCCATCGCCGCCCTGCGCACGTCGCTCGACGTCTCCCTGGAGGAGCTCCACCATGCCTGA